AGCAGCTGGCGTCCGCACAGGCCGCGGCGGTCGGCTCGGGCATGCCGGTCGGACTCGTCCACGACCTGGCGGTCGGCGTCGCGCCGGAGGGGGCCGACGCCTGGGCCCTGCAACGCTGCCTGGCCGCGGGCATGAGCGTGGGCGCGCCGCCGGACGACTTCAACCGGCGTGGCCAGGACTGGGGCCAGCCGCCGTGGCGGCCGGACGCCCTCGCGGCGGAGGGCTACCGGCCCTTCGCCGAGCTGCTCCGCTCCGGGCTGCGGCACGCCGGGGCCCTGCGCGTGGATCACGTCATGGGGCTCTCGCGGCTGTGGTGGGTACCGGAGGGGCGGCCGCCGACGGAGGGCACATACGTCAGGTACGACCGGGACGCGATGCTCGGCGTCCTCGCCCTGGAGGCGTACCGCGCGGGCGCCGCGGTGATCGGCGAGGATCTCGGCACCGTCGAGGACGGCATGCGCGAGGAGCTCGCTGGGCGCGGCATGCTCGGCACGTCCGTGCAGCGCTTCGAGTACCTGGGCGGCTCCGCGGGCCGGCACGGTCCGCTGCCGCCCGACCAGTGGCGGGCGAACTGTCTGGCCACGCTCACGACCCACGACCTGCCGACGACGGCGGCCTGGCTCTCCGGCGAGCACGTGGACCTGCGGGCGCGGCTCGGGCTGCTGACCCGGCCGGAGGCCGAGGAGAAGGCGGCGGCAGCGGCCGAGCGCGACGGCTGGCTCGCCGAGCTGACCCGGCTGGGCCTGCTGCCCGATCCGGACGGCGAGGTCGCCGCGCTGCACCGGTTCCTGCGGCGCACTCCGGCCCGGATGCTCGGCGTCTGGCTGCCGGACGCGACGGGCGACCGGCGACCGCAGAACCTGCCGGGCACGGCCACGGTGCACCCCAACTGGCGGCTGCCGGTGGCGGACGCACGGGGACGCCCGGTCCCGCTGGAGGAGCTTCCCGCGTCCACGCTGGTCCGGATCCTGGCGGACGTCTTCGCGCCCGGCACCGCGGACGTCCTCGCGCACGACACCACTGAGAACAACACCAAGGAGAGTCATGGCAGGCCAGGTTCTTGCTGAGGCGGAGACCACAGGTGTCCGTGAGGACGCCGGGGGCTTCGACCTGCTCGCACCGGACGGCACCGGCTACCGCGTCGACGTCACGGGCGGGGTCTTCCACCCGGACAACCCGCTGCTCGCGGAGTACGTGGCGGGCCGCCGCGTGGTGGCCTTCATCGGACCCACCGTGGACCGAATCTACGGCAGGCAGCTCCGCCATTACCTCACCACCCGCCTGGAGCCCGGCAGTTGGAGCGTGCACACCATCGCCACCGGCGAGCACAACAAGTCGCTGAACTCGGTGGAATCGGTCTGCGCGACCGCCAAGGCGGCGGGCCTGGACCGGCACGGGGTGATGCTCGCGGTGGGCGGCGGCATCGTCGCGGACATCGTCGGCTTCGCCGCGTCCATGTACGCACGCGGCATCCGCTACATCAAGGTCAACACCAGCCTGGTGGGGCAGGTCGACGTCGGCGTCGGCGTCAAGACCGGCGTCAACGCCCTGCACAGCAAGAACATGTTCGGCGCCTACCACCCCGCCCACGCCTCCCTCAACGACCCGGCGCTCCTTGACACCCTGCCGGCGCGCGAGATCCGCTGCGGCCTCGCCGAGATCGTGAAGATGGCGGTGATCCTCGACGGCGACTTGTTCAGGACGCTGGAGCGGCACCCGGACGCGTTCCGCCGCGGCCCGTCCGGCGCGGCGGTCCCGGGCGACGACGTGGAGACGTACATCGTCCGCACCTCCATGCGGCTCATGATGGAGGAGCTCTGCCCGAACCTGCGCGAGCACGAGCTCGCCCGGCTCGTCGACTTCGGCCACACGTTCAGCCCGGTGATCGAGACGGCGGGCGGCCACCGGCTGGCCCACGGCGAGGCGGTCGCCGTCGACATGGCGCTGTCCGCGCACGTCGCGCGGCTGCTCGGGCTCACCGACGAGGACACGTGCGAGCGGATCGTGGCCCTGCTCGAGGGGATCGGCCTGCCCGTGTACGACCCGGCCACCTGCACGCCCGAGCTGATGACGCAGGCTCTGCGGGCGTCGTGGCAGCGCCGGGGCCGCAAGCTGCACCTGGTCGTGCCGACCGCGCTGGGCAAGGCGGCCTTCGTCGACGAGCTGGAGCACCTCCCGACGGAGACGCTGCGGGCGGCTCTGGACGCGCTGGCGGACCGGGCGGTGCGGCGCGATGGCTGAGCACACGCCGCCCACCACGGCGGGAACCGCGGGAGTGCAGCAACGCACGGTCAACGTAAAGGATCTGCTGACCGCCAAGGAGCACGACCACGGCGGCCTCGGCACGATCCTCGCGCACCGCGTCTTCGCCCGCGCGGAGGGCGCAGCCGGTGCGGACTTCATCGATCTGGCGGTCCTGCCGCCCGGTACGTCCATCGGCAGGCACCGGCACGGGGCGGACCGTGAGACGTACGTCGTGCTCGCCGGGAGCGGGCTGATGTTCCGCGACGGGGCGGAGTTCCGGGTGGGAACGGGGGACGTCGTCGTCAATCGCCCCTACGGCGAGCACGGCCTGTACAACGACTCCGAGGACGCCACGGATCTGCACCTGCTGGTCTTCGAGGAGGCAGTGCGTGACGACGAAGGAAGCTGACCGGCCGCCCGAGTCCTTCACCGTGCTCGACGTGGGCGGGACCACGCTGCGGATCGGGAGTTACGCCCCGGCCACCGGCCGCCTCTCACGGGTGCGCCGCGTCCCGGTCGAGGGCAAGGTGCTGCACCCGGACGCGTCCGTGCCGGAGCTGCAGGAGCGGGTGGTGGAGCAGATCGTGCGCGAGGTCGACCGGCACGGCGCCGGTACGGGTGGGGTGCCGCATGCGGTCGGTATCGCCTTCGCGGGGCCGGTGACGGCGGATGGCCTGGTCGTCGCGGCGCCCACAGTGTGGGGGCTGCGCGGCGCACCGCTGCCCCTCGGCGCGCTGTTGGGCGAGCGGATCGGGGTGCCGGTCGCCGTCGTCAACGATCTCACGGCGGCGGCCTGGCGGTACGCGGCCACGGAGCCGGAGCCGTTCTGTCTGCTCACCGTCAGCTCGGGCATCGGCAACAAGGTCTTCCGCGGCGGTGATGTGCTCGTCGACCCCGCGGGGCACGGCGGCGAACTGGGTCACTGGGTCTGCGACCCCTCGCCCGACGCGCCGCTGTGCGACTGCGGCGGCCGTGGCCACCTGGGTGCCGTCGCCTCCGGGCGCGGGGTGCTCGCGGCGGCCCGGCGCGCGGCGGTGGCGGACCCGGCCGAATTCGCCGCGTCCCGTCTCGCCGCCCTCTGCGGGGGCGGTCACCCGGACGCGATCGGCAATCCGGCGTTGGCCAAGGCGATCGCGGAGGGCGACCCGTTCGCCACGGGGGTGCTCCGCGGCACGCTCGTACCGCTCGCCCAAGCCGTCTCGGCGGTCTTCACGTCGATCGGGGTGTGCCGCTTCATCCTGATGGGCGGTTTCGCTCTGGCGGTCGGGGAGCGGTACCGGGCGCTGCTGGTGGAGGAGCTGGTCCGCCAGGGCTGCTTCGGCCTCGCCGCGGACCACGTGGACGCTCTGATATCCCTCGGTGCCCCCGACGACGACCACGGCCTGCTCGGCGCGGGCCGCCTTCTGACGACCAGGACGACCAGGACGATCAGCACGGCCGGTGGGGCGACCGCGTAACGCCGTCCCTCCCCGCCCCTCACAGACAGGCCCCCGCATGACCCGCACGACCACCCCCCGCACGCTCATCGTCGGCAGCGGATTCGTCGGTACCGGTATCGCCCGGCGCCTCGCGCGTGCCGGGGACGACGTCACCCTCGTCTCGCGCGGGCGCCCGGCCACGCCACCCGAGGAATACGGCGCCCGGTGGTCCGCGCTGGACGCCACCGACGCCGAGGCCTGCACCCGGCTCCTGGCCCGGCTGCGGCCGGAGCGGATCGTCCTGGTGCACGGCCCTTCCGACGTCACCTGGTGCGAGGAACATCCGGAGGAGGCGGACGCGGCGCACGCCGCCGTCACCGCCAACTTCGCCGCGTACGACGCCGCTTCGCGCACCGTCATGATCTCCACGGACAACGTCTTCGACGGCCACGCGTGGCACAACACGGAGCACACCCCCGTCTCCCCCGCCAACGCCTACGGCCGCGCCAAACGGCACGCCGAGCGCCGGCTCCTCGGCGGTTCCGCGCGGGCGGTCTGCCTCCGGGTCAGCCTCGTGTACGGCCATGAGCCCGCCGACGCCGGCAAGTGGCTGAATTTCTTCGCCGCGTGCGCCCACCGGCTGGCCGACGGCGCGTCCGTCGAGGCACCCGACGACCACTGGACCACTCCCGTCCACGTGGACGACGTGGCCGCCGTCGTGGCCGCACTCCTCGCCGCCCCGGACCCTCTTCCGCCGGTCCTGCACCTGGGCGGCCCCGACCGGGTCACCCGCGCCGAATGGGCCGGGGTGATCGCCGAGGCGCTCGGCGCCCCGGCCGGTCTGGTCGTGCCGGTACCGAAGGCCCGCGGCCGCTACGCCTCGCGGCCCGAGAACGCCTGCCTCGTCTCCGAGTTGCTGACTGGGCTGCCCGCCACGCGCGCCGTCACCGTACGCGGGGTACGGGACGGGGCACGCGACCTGGCCGCCGCGTTTCCGCTACGCGCAGGAGACGTCCTCGAGCCGTAGCGTCTCGATCCGGTCCCAGCCGCGCGCCACGATCCGGTCGTGCAGGTTCAGGTCGGCGGTGGCGCGCACCACCAGGCACTGCGGCGGCTGCAGATGGACCGCGAAGGCGATGAGGGTCTCCAGGCCGCTGTTGGCCAGGTAGCGGACGCCGGTCAGGTCGATGAGGATCTCGTCGGCTCGCGCCCGGCCGGGGTCGCCCGCCTGGGTCTGGTCGGTCAGGGCGAGGGCCAGGGGCCCGCGATGGCTGCTCACGACCTCGCCGGACAGTCGTACGCCGGGGCTGTGGGTGGTGGGCATGATGAGCAGGAGGTCGTCCGCGAAGTAGTCGCGCATGGCAGATCCGATGCCTTGGTGCGCCGTGAAAAGGGACGGGCAGCGGTGGACGTGTACATCACATCCACCGTGGGGGTCCTTCACGCGGTGCTACGAGGCGGAAGCACTGTTCCGCTGAGAGCAGCCGCTGGCGTAAGGGCACACTCCGGGCCCGATAGGTAGCCGGAAGGTCATCGCAGCGGTAACAACAACAGACCGTGGGCTGTTACTCAGCGTACTCCCTCAACTCCGCCACCGATAGGGACCTTTCCGGGCAAGCGGCGACGAACGCCGCCCCGCGCGGAAAGAACGCGGGGCGGCGGCGCCGGAGGGAGCCGGCACCGGAGCGTCAGCTGCTGGCGCCCGAGCAGCTCTCCGCGCCGACGTGCACGGCGAGCGCGCTCTTCGCGGCGACGGTCGCGGCCAGTCGGCCCTCGCTGTCGACGGTGACGGGCTTGCCGGACTGGACGTCGCAGTACTCGCCCGCGGGCAGCGACGTCTTCAGGTTCTCCTTCACCTCGCCGTCCC
The sequence above is a segment of the Streptomyces sp. Je 1-369 genome. Coding sequences within it:
- the malQ gene encoding 4-alpha-glucanotransferase; this encodes MTDALTALAHAHGVATAYTTDRGHRVDVAPDTLVAVLAACGVDASTEAAARVALETHRRGQAERLLPPCVVLRVPGDGTPNSTRPLPAHLTQHTEAHVRLESGGTSGLSPTLPPGHHILHVRTPGGQRAHAPLLAVPDRLPTPAGRTWGFLIQLYSVLSHRSWGMGDLGDLAELASWSGRELGAGFVQLGPLHAVEPGPLPDPSPYRPSSRRFADPMHVRVEAVPEYAYLDPAARPAVDDLVARARRLNVAVLDGSSLIDREAVRELKQRALRAVRDVPLLPGRAAAFAAFVEREGQGLTDYATWCALADVHGRAWRSWPAELRDPRSPAVARARNELSAAVDHHRWLAWITDEQLASAQAAAVGSGMPVGLVHDLAVGVAPEGADAWALQRCLAAGMSVGAPPDDFNRRGQDWGQPPWRPDALAAEGYRPFAELLRSGLRHAGALRVDHVMGLSRLWWVPEGRPPTEGTYVRYDRDAMLGVLALEAYRAGAAVIGEDLGTVEDGMREELAGRGMLGTSVQRFEYLGGSAGRHGPLPPDQWRANCLATLTTHDLPTTAAWLSGEHVDLRARLGLLTRPEAEEKAAAAAERDGWLAELTRLGLLPDPDGEVAALHRFLRRTPARMLGVWLPDATGDRRPQNLPGTATVHPNWRLPVADARGRPVPLEELPASTLVRILADVFAPGTADVLAHDTTENNTKESHGRPGSC
- a CDS encoding sedoheptulose 7-phosphate cyclase translates to MAGQVLAEAETTGVREDAGGFDLLAPDGTGYRVDVTGGVFHPDNPLLAEYVAGRRVVAFIGPTVDRIYGRQLRHYLTTRLEPGSWSVHTIATGEHNKSLNSVESVCATAKAAGLDRHGVMLAVGGGIVADIVGFAASMYARGIRYIKVNTSLVGQVDVGVGVKTGVNALHSKNMFGAYHPAHASLNDPALLDTLPAREIRCGLAEIVKMAVILDGDLFRTLERHPDAFRRGPSGAAVPGDDVETYIVRTSMRLMMEELCPNLREHELARLVDFGHTFSPVIETAGGHRLAHGEAVAVDMALSAHVARLLGLTDEDTCERIVALLEGIGLPVYDPATCTPELMTQALRASWQRRGRKLHLVVPTALGKAAFVDELEHLPTETLRAALDALADRAVRRDG
- a CDS encoding cupin domain-containing protein, giving the protein MAEHTPPTTAGTAGVQQRTVNVKDLLTAKEHDHGGLGTILAHRVFARAEGAAGADFIDLAVLPPGTSIGRHRHGADRETYVVLAGSGLMFRDGAEFRVGTGDVVVNRPYGEHGLYNDSEDATDLHLLVFEEAVRDDEGS
- a CDS encoding ROK family protein, which produces MTTKEADRPPESFTVLDVGGTTLRIGSYAPATGRLSRVRRVPVEGKVLHPDASVPELQERVVEQIVREVDRHGAGTGGVPHAVGIAFAGPVTADGLVVAAPTVWGLRGAPLPLGALLGERIGVPVAVVNDLTAAAWRYAATEPEPFCLLTVSSGIGNKVFRGGDVLVDPAGHGGELGHWVCDPSPDAPLCDCGGRGHLGAVASGRGVLAAARRAAVADPAEFAASRLAALCGGGHPDAIGNPALAKAIAEGDPFATGVLRGTLVPLAQAVSAVFTSIGVCRFILMGGFALAVGERYRALLVEELVRQGCFGLAADHVDALISLGAPDDDHGLLGAGRLLTTRTTRTISTAGGATA
- a CDS encoding FAD-dependent oxidoreductase codes for the protein MTRTTTPRTLIVGSGFVGTGIARRLARAGDDVTLVSRGRPATPPEEYGARWSALDATDAEACTRLLARLRPERIVLVHGPSDVTWCEEHPEEADAAHAAVTANFAAYDAASRTVMISTDNVFDGHAWHNTEHTPVSPANAYGRAKRHAERRLLGGSARAVCLRVSLVYGHEPADAGKWLNFFAACAHRLADGASVEAPDDHWTTPVHVDDVAAVVAALLAAPDPLPPVLHLGGPDRVTRAEWAGVIAEALGAPAGLVVPVPKARGRYASRPENACLVSELLTGLPATRAVTVRGVRDGARDLAAAFPLRAGDVLEP